In one Lolium rigidum isolate FL_2022 chromosome 3, APGP_CSIRO_Lrig_0.1, whole genome shotgun sequence genomic region, the following are encoded:
- the LOC124698964 gene encoding mannose-6-phosphate isomerase 1-like, protein MGTHPAAPSSLASHDDGAEVSLREWLARSPAALLGRAVAARWGGDLPFLFKVLSVAQPLSIQAHPDRDLARALHALRPATYRDANHKPEMAVAVTEFRALCGFVTIQELKDVLRTVPEVRMLVSKEDAAKLMAAKEHDGGIGVRSYLQSAFTKLMATSKEGVSEAISKLKSRLDGESKTRSFTEKEQLILSLEQKYPGDVGVLSAFFFNYVKLSPGEALYIGANEPHAYLSGECVECMATSDNVIRAGLTPKYKDVQTLCSMLTYKQMFPEILRGVSVQPYVTRYTPPFDEFEVDRYLLPQGESVTMSPVPGPSIFLVMTGEGEIQADGMSGEGKAKEGDVFFVPPRTEVKLHASGPGRLQLYRAGVNSRFFC, encoded by the exons ATGGGCACCCACCCGGCCGCCCCGTCCTCGCTCGCCTCCCACGACGACGGCGCCGAGGTCTCCCTCCGGGAGTGGCTCGCGCGCAGCCCCGCCGCGCTCCtcggccgcgccgtcgccgcgcgATGGGGCGGCGACCTCCCGTTCCTCTTCAAGGTCCTCTCCGTCGCGCAGCCGCTATCCATCCAGGCGCACCCGGACAGGGACCTCGCCAGGGCGCTGCACGCGCTCCGACCAGCCACGTACCGCGACGCAAACCACAAGCCGGAGATGGCGGTCGCCGTCACCGAGTTCCGCGCGCTCTGCGGCTTCGTCACCATACAG GAGCTCAAGGATGTTTTGAGGACTGTACCTGAGGTTCGAATGTTAGTTAGCAAAGAAGATGCTGCCAAGCTTATGGCTGCCAAAGAGCATGATGGAGGCATTGGAGTAAGGTCATATCTCCAATCAGCTTTTACTAAGCTAATGGCAACAAGCAAAGAAGGGGTTTCTGAAGCGATTTCCAAACTAAAGAGTCGCCTAGATGGGGAGAGTAAG ACTAGAAGCTTTACAGAGAAGGAGCAACTAATATTATCACTGGAGCAGAAGTACCCAGGAGATGTTGGTGTTTTATCGGCATTTTTCTTTAACTATGTTAAGCTCAGCCCTGGTGAAGCACTTTACATTGGTGCCAACGAACCACATGCATATCTGTCGGGAGAGTGTGTTGAGTGTATGGCCACCTCTGATAATGTTATTCGTGCTGGTCTGACTCCTAAGTACAAAGATGTCCAAACTCTTTGCTCCATGCTGACATACAAGCAG ATGTTCCCAGAAATTTTACGAGGAGTTTCTGTACAGCCTTATGTAACTCGTTACACACCCCCGTTCGACGAGTTTGAAGTCGATCGTTACTTGCTACCTCAAGGCGAGTCGGTTACAATGTCGCCGGTGCCTGGCCCGTCCATCTTTCTTGTCATGACTGGCGAAGGCGAGATCCAGGCCGATGGCATGTCTGGTGAAGGAAAAGCAAAGGAAGGGGATGTTTTCTTCGTGCCGCCGCGCACCGAGGTCAAGCTCCATGCTTCTGGCCCCGGGCGCTTGCAGCTGTACAGAGCTGGAGTGAACAGCAGATTCTTCTGTTGA
- the LOC124702993 gene encoding uncharacterized protein LOC124702993, translated as MGDHVVVNVDGLTNAKDDGVADKPSEAVTAPSVAVSTVVNLAEEDGREDEPLIQAAECRICQEEDSIKNLEKPCTCNGSLKYAHRACVQRWCNEKGDITCEICHEQYKPGYTAPPRVQPDETTIDISGDWTITGAPLDLRDPRILAVAAAQRRLLEAEYEEYGGNDANGAAFCRSAALILMALLLLRHALSISDNEGDDDASTMFSLFLLRAAGFLLPCYIMAWIFSILHRRRQREEASAIAAAEVAFILQSAQGRALQFTIAPDSPTTPQHEPHHQHQQQQPQQ; from the exons ATGGGCGACCATGTGGTTGTGAACGTGGACGGTCTGACAAACGCCAAGGATGACGGCGTCGCTGACAAGCCATCTGAGGCCGTGACTGCTCCGTCAGTGGCCGTGTCTACTGTTGTCAATTTGGCTGAGGAGGATGGCCGTGAGGATGAGCCACTCATCCAGGCTGCAGAGTGCCGCATATGCCAGGAGGAGGACAGCATCAAGAATCTCGAGAAGCCCTGTACTTGCAATGGCAGCCTCAAG TATGCTCATAGAGCATGTGTGCAACGCTGGTGCAATGAGAAAGGAGACATTACGTGTGAAATTTGCCATGAG CAATATAAGCCTGGGTATACAGCGCCACCTCGTGTTCAACCAGATGAGACCACCATAGATATAAG TGGTGATTGGACCATTACCGGAGCTCCTCTGGATTTGCGTGACCCAAGAATTCTTGCTGTAGCAGCTGCACAGCGCCGTCTTCTTGAAGCAGAGTACGAAGAATATGGTGGTAATGATGCTAATGGTGCTGCATTCTGCCGTTCTGCTGCACTCATT CTAATGGCCCTATTGCTTCTGAGGCACGCATTGTCAATCTCTGACAATGAAGGAGATGATGATGCTTCTACCATGTTCTCC CTTTTCCTTCTTCGGGCGGCTGGATTTCTTCTGCCGTGCTACATCATGGCATGGATCTTCAGCATTTTGCATCGGCGGCGACAAAGAGAG GAAGCGTCCGCAATTGCCGCAGCGGAGGTCGCGTTCATCCTGCAATCAGCCCAGGGCCGTGCCCTTCAGTTCACCATCGCTCCGGACTCCCCCACCACTCCTCAGCATGAACCACACCACCAGCACCAACAGCAGCAGCCGCAACAATAG